From a single Kitasatospora sp. NBC_00458 genomic region:
- a CDS encoding NUDIX hydrolase, protein MSRYDPSAFPPFAVTVDLVVLTVREHALCALLVRRGEPPYQGYWALPGGFVRPGEGLAEAASRELAEETGLRAYSAPGHDAVGPGTAGAHLEQLATYGHPQRDPRMRVVSVAYLVLAPDLPTPRAGGDASSARWAPVTELLGPDPVDGVPLAFDHGLILADGVERARSKIEYSSLATAFCATEFTVGELRRVYEAVWGVVLDPRNFHRKVTGTPGFLLPSGGTTTRQGGRPAQLFTSGGANVLNPPMLRPEA, encoded by the coding sequence ATGTCGCGTTATGACCCGTCGGCCTTCCCCCCGTTCGCTGTCACGGTCGACCTGGTGGTGCTGACGGTGCGCGAGCACGCACTCTGCGCCCTGCTGGTCCGACGGGGTGAGCCGCCCTACCAGGGCTACTGGGCCCTCCCCGGGGGTTTCGTCCGGCCCGGCGAGGGCCTCGCCGAGGCGGCTTCCCGGGAGCTGGCCGAGGAGACGGGCCTGCGCGCCTACTCCGCTCCGGGCCACGACGCGGTCGGCCCCGGTACCGCGGGCGCCCACCTGGAACAGCTCGCGACCTACGGCCACCCCCAGCGCGACCCCCGGATGCGGGTGGTCAGCGTGGCCTACCTGGTCCTCGCGCCGGACCTGCCGACCCCGCGCGCCGGCGGCGACGCCAGCAGCGCCCGCTGGGCCCCGGTCACCGAACTGCTCGGCCCGGACCCGGTCGACGGGGTCCCGCTCGCCTTCGACCACGGACTGATCCTGGCCGACGGGGTGGAGCGCGCCCGCTCCAAGATCGAGTACTCCTCGCTGGCGACGGCCTTCTGTGCGACCGAGTTCACCGTCGGCGAGCTGCGCCGGGTCTACGAGGCGGTCTGGGGCGTGGTGCTCGACCCGCGGAACTTCCACCGCAAGGTGACCGGCACGCCGGGTTTCCTGCTGCCCTCGGGCGGCACCACGACACGTCAGGGCGGACGCCCGGCACAGCTGTTCACCTCCGGCGGGGCCAACGTGCTCAACCCGCCGATGCTGCGCCCGGAGGCCTGA
- a CDS encoding ATP-binding cassette domain-containing protein — MIQITGLTKVYRRGGPPAVLDLTFDARPGMVTALLGPEDAGKSTALRLMLELERGRGVTLFEGRTYRRLRRPEREVGVVLPGAGGADAAADTAGHPGRKARGHLRMLAAAVGVPASRADELLEQTRLAAVADQRLRTFSPGMHRRLALAAALLGDPGILLLDAPTEGLSPRNAEWFQSFLRSFGVAGGTVLVTTRTPQDASQLADRVVTLDQGRLVADQPVTEFRRTRLSPEVAVRGPQMARLADLLVGRGAQVRRDGGAGLAVAGIGRTEIGELAYRNGILLHELADRVVEQPAPRAALPDGSGRSGHLTVRSGAGRARPATQQADRSDGSPRAGVEREVGAADHTVAMPQVSAAPAPAPTSAPTSAPAPVPVPQPSAAEREQVPPPTVALPVTPGPTVAPVAVSAATALSAITARAARRAARRPGTTPPPTPTPAPAPAPVPAPAAAAPVDEEADTSPTVAVDRLFRDGLDSLTRSGVTPVSETHDRAGPADALPAEDTIRLGRLTQAAGHPATGPADRSRRTGAARQAPAPAPAATAQSGPAGVRERATAAPARPLPAAPAPAPAPAPAPAPAPVWNTGGPATAEVPDRGSAVLPVTPATIDLRSE; from the coding sequence ATGATCCAGATCACCGGACTGACCAAGGTCTACCGCAGGGGCGGTCCGCCGGCGGTGCTGGATCTGACCTTCGACGCCCGCCCCGGCATGGTGACGGCGCTGCTCGGCCCGGAGGACGCGGGCAAGTCGACCGCCCTGCGGCTGATGCTCGAACTCGAACGCGGACGGGGCGTCACGCTCTTCGAGGGCCGCACCTACCGCCGGCTGCGCCGGCCCGAGCGCGAGGTCGGTGTGGTGCTGCCCGGAGCGGGCGGTGCGGACGCGGCGGCGGACACCGCCGGGCACCCCGGGCGGAAGGCGCGCGGCCACCTCAGGATGCTGGCGGCCGCCGTCGGGGTCCCGGCGAGCCGGGCCGACGAACTGCTCGAACAGACCCGGCTGGCGGCCGTCGCCGACCAGCGCCTGCGGACGTTCTCGCCCGGGATGCACCGTCGGCTGGCCCTCGCGGCGGCACTGCTCGGCGACCCCGGGATCCTGCTGCTGGACGCGCCGACCGAGGGGCTCTCGCCGCGCAACGCGGAGTGGTTCCAGTCCTTCCTGCGGTCCTTCGGTGTCGCGGGCGGCACCGTACTGGTCACCACCCGCACGCCGCAGGACGCCTCGCAGCTCGCCGACCGGGTGGTCACCCTGGACCAGGGCCGACTGGTGGCGGACCAGCCGGTGACGGAGTTCCGGCGCACCCGGCTCAGCCCGGAGGTCGCCGTCCGCGGGCCGCAGATGGCCCGGCTCGCCGATCTGCTGGTCGGCCGGGGCGCACAGGTCCGCCGGGACGGCGGGGCGGGTCTCGCGGTGGCCGGGATCGGCCGCACCGAGATCGGTGAACTCGCCTACCGCAACGGCATCCTGCTGCACGAACTGGCCGACCGGGTGGTCGAGCAGCCGGCACCCCGGGCCGCCCTGCCGGACGGCTCCGGCCGCTCCGGCCACCTCACGGTCCGGAGCGGGGCGGGCCGGGCCCGCCCGGCGACGCAGCAGGCCGACCGGTCCGACGGGAGTCCGCGGGCGGGTGTCGAGCGGGAGGTCGGAGCCGCCGACCACACGGTCGCGATGCCGCAGGTGTCGGCGGCCCCGGCCCCGGCCCCGACTTCGGCCCCGACTTCGGCTCCGGCTCCGGTCCCGGTGCCGCAGCCATCCGCCGCCGAGCGGGAGCAGGTGCCCCCGCCCACCGTCGCCCTACCGGTCACGCCCGGGCCGACGGTGGCCCCGGTCGCGGTCTCGGCGGCGACCGCGCTGTCCGCGATCACGGCCCGGGCCGCCCGGCGCGCGGCGCGGCGCCCCGGAACCACACCGCCGCCGACCCCGACGCCCGCGCCCGCACCGGCCCCCGTCCCGGCACCGGCCGCCGCCGCGCCGGTCGACGAGGAGGCGGACACCTCCCCGACGGTGGCCGTGGACCGGCTCTTCCGGGACGGCCTGGACAGCCTGACCCGGTCCGGCGTGACCCCGGTGTCCGAAACGCACGACCGGGCCGGGCCCGCGGACGCGCTGCCGGCCGAGGACACCATCCGCCTCGGCCGCCTCACCCAGGCCGCGGGCCACCCGGCCACCGGGCCCGCCGACCGGTCCCGGCGCACCGGTGCCGCCCGGCAGGCCCCGGCCCCGGCCCCTGCCGCGACCGCGCAGTCCGGACCGGCCGGGGTGCGCGAGCGTGCCACCGCCGCCCCGGCCCGCCCGCTCCCGGCGGCCCCCGCCCCTGCGCCCGCCCCCGCTCCGGCCCCGGCTCCGGCCCCCGTGTGGAACACCGGTGGGCCGGCCACCGCGGAGGTGCCCGACCGCGGGTCCGCCGTCCTTCCCGTCACCCCCGCCACCATCGACCTTCGGAGCGAGTGA
- a CDS encoding FadR/GntR family transcriptional regulator — translation MLFTRILKLCPPIADKGPVSTLAHPTMTPARSADGAIPGPADLDRFSYADRPTPPAPRWEGAESDLARVGRKTTSSRGRGLHGQLVQQLGQMIVSGDLGADRPLVPEEIGQRFEVSRTVVRESLRVLEAKGLVSARPNVGTRVRPVSDWNLLDPDIIEWRAFGPQRDEQRRELFELRWAIEPLASRIASGHGREDVQQRLAELVEIMGHAAAQADLSTFSRADAELHGLVLQLAGNRMLEHLSGIVACALQVSGGPVTACERPVEASVGLHARLVEALGAGDGTAAEAAMRALLTVHPEVEPSVPAPREH, via the coding sequence GTGCTTTTCACGAGAATTCTCAAGCTGTGCCCCCCGATCGCCGACAAAGGACCTGTGAGTACCCTTGCGCACCCCACCATGACCCCTGCCCGTTCCGCCGACGGGGCCATCCCCGGCCCCGCCGACCTGGACCGCTTCTCGTACGCCGACCGGCCGACCCCGCCGGCGCCCCGTTGGGAGGGCGCCGAGTCGGACCTCGCCCGGGTCGGCCGCAAGACCACCAGCAGCCGCGGCCGCGGCCTGCACGGCCAGCTGGTCCAGCAGCTCGGCCAGATGATCGTCTCCGGTGACCTCGGCGCCGACCGGCCGCTCGTCCCCGAGGAGATCGGCCAGCGGTTCGAGGTCTCCCGCACCGTCGTCCGCGAGTCGCTGCGCGTGCTGGAGGCCAAGGGCCTGGTCAGTGCCAGGCCGAACGTCGGCACCCGGGTCCGCCCGGTCAGCGACTGGAACCTGCTCGACCCGGACATCATCGAGTGGCGCGCCTTCGGCCCGCAGCGGGACGAGCAGCGCCGGGAGCTGTTCGAGCTCCGCTGGGCGATCGAGCCGCTGGCCTCCCGGATCGCCTCCGGCCACGGCCGGGAGGACGTCCAGCAGCGACTCGCCGAGCTGGTCGAGATCATGGGCCACGCCGCCGCCCAGGCCGACCTCTCCACCTTCAGCCGGGCCGACGCCGAGCTGCACGGGCTGGTCCTGCAGCTGGCGGGCAACCGGATGCTGGAGCACCTCTCCGGGATCGTCGCCTGCGCGCTCCAGGTGTCCGGCGGTCCGGTCACCGCCTGCGAGCGGCCGGTCGAGGCCTCGGTCGGTCTGCACGCCCGGCTGGTGGAGGCGCTCGGGGCCGGCGACGGCACCGCCGCCGAGGCCGCGATGCGGGCGCTGCTCACCGTCCACCCCGAGGTCGAGCCGTCGGTTCCGGCGCCCCGGGAGCACTGA
- a CDS encoding RNA polymerase sigma factor, with translation MFVSASTSRSLPPEIAESAALLALIERGKAQGQIAGDDVRQAFEADQIPVTKWKNVMRSLNQVLIEEGVDLMVSAAEPAGAKRKSVAAKSPAKRTATKAVTTRTPSAPTKPPVRIAPGAPVSAPAVAAAAASVGTVSAEITVEETTTVVTEVRTVAKKAVAKKAVAKKAAAPAKKTAAKKTTTAKTAKGGEEELLGEEELLEDAALPADKAAPEGDAPEEESEGFVLSDDDEDDAPAQQVAVAGATADPVKDYLKQIGKVPLLNAEQEVELAKRIEAGLFAEDKLSAADKLAPKLKRELEIIAEDGRRAKNHLLEANLRLVVSLAKRYTGRGMLFLDLIQEGNLGLIRAVEKFDYTKGYKFSTYATWWIRQAITRAMADQARTIRIPVHMVEVINKLARVQRQMLQDLGREPTPEELAKELDMTPEKVIEVQKYGREPISLHTPLGEDGDSEFGDLIEDSEAVVPADAVSFTLLQEQLHSVLDTLSEREAGVVSMRFGLTDGQPKTLDEIGKVYGVTRERIRQIESKTMSKLRHPSRSQVLRDYLD, from the coding sequence TTGTTCGTGTCGGCCAGCACATCCCGTTCGCTTCCCCCCGAGATCGCCGAGTCCGCGGCTCTGCTGGCTCTCATCGAGCGGGGCAAGGCCCAGGGGCAGATCGCCGGTGACGACGTGCGCCAGGCGTTCGAGGCGGACCAGATCCCGGTCACCAAGTGGAAGAACGTCATGCGCAGCCTCAACCAGGTTCTGATTGAGGAGGGGGTGGATCTCATGGTCAGCGCGGCCGAACCGGCCGGCGCCAAGCGCAAGAGCGTTGCCGCCAAGAGCCCCGCCAAGCGCACCGCCACCAAGGCGGTCACCACCCGGACCCCGTCGGCCCCGACCAAGCCGCCCGTGCGCATCGCGCCCGGTGCGCCCGTCTCCGCCCCGGCGGTCGCGGCCGCCGCCGCGTCGGTCGGCACGGTGTCCGCCGAGATCACCGTCGAGGAGACGACCACCGTCGTCACCGAGGTGCGGACGGTCGCCAAGAAGGCCGTCGCCAAGAAGGCGGTCGCCAAGAAGGCCGCCGCCCCGGCCAAGAAGACCGCCGCCAAGAAGACCACCACCGCCAAGACCGCCAAGGGCGGCGAGGAGGAGCTGCTCGGCGAGGAGGAGCTGCTGGAGGACGCAGCCCTGCCGGCCGACAAGGCCGCTCCCGAGGGCGACGCCCCGGAGGAGGAGTCGGAGGGCTTCGTCCTCTCCGACGACGACGAGGACGACGCGCCGGCCCAGCAGGTCGCCGTGGCGGGTGCCACCGCCGACCCGGTCAAGGACTACCTGAAGCAGATCGGCAAGGTCCCGCTGCTCAACGCCGAGCAGGAGGTCGAGCTCGCCAAGCGCATCGAGGCCGGCCTGTTCGCCGAGGACAAGCTCTCGGCCGCCGACAAGCTGGCCCCCAAGCTCAAGCGCGAGCTGGAGATCATCGCCGAGGACGGCCGCCGGGCCAAGAACCACCTACTGGAGGCCAACCTCCGCCTGGTGGTCTCGCTGGCCAAGCGCTACACCGGCCGCGGCATGCTCTTCCTGGACCTGATCCAGGAGGGCAACCTGGGCCTGATCCGTGCGGTCGAGAAGTTCGACTACACCAAGGGCTACAAGTTCTCGACCTACGCGACCTGGTGGATCCGTCAGGCGATCACCCGGGCGATGGCCGACCAGGCCCGCACCATCCGCATCCCGGTGCACATGGTCGAGGTCATCAACAAGCTGGCCCGCGTCCAGCGCCAGATGCTCCAGGACCTGGGCCGCGAGCCCACCCCGGAGGAGCTGGCCAAGGAACTCGACATGACCCCCGAGAAGGTCATCGAGGTCCAGAAGTACGGCCGCGAGCCCATTTCGCTGCACACCCCGCTGGGTGAGGACGGCGACAGCGAGTTCGGTGACCTGATCGAGGACTCCGAGGCGGTCGTCCCGGCCGACGCGGTCTCCTTCACCCTGCTCCAGGAGCAGCTGCACTCGGTGCTGGACACCCTGTCCGAGCGCGAGGCGGGCGTGGTCTCGATGCGCTTCGGCCTGACGGACGGTCAGCCGAAGACGCTCGACGAGATCGGCAAGGTGTACGGGGTCACCCGTGAGCGCATCCGCCAGATCGAGTCGAAGACCATGTCCAAGCTGCGCCACCCGTCGCGCTCCCAGGTGCTGCGCGACTACCTGGACTGA
- a CDS encoding S1 family peptidase, whose protein sequence is MSPNPDRPDRADLPTAAPTRRRRAAALLALLAALPAPLLALGAAAPAARAEGRIVGGVAASTAGQPWVVALASRQQFGAGRSGQFCGGALVTPTKVVTAAHCFYDESRGQRVDRPGLKVVVGRDDLRGSLGREVPVQAVWVHPDYSFATNMNDVAVVTLAESQGARPVIELVGQNETEPYLAGTRAQVYGWGDSTGHGDYSPTLRGVDVPIIPDQTCAEAYPGGSDGRFDARGMVCAGEEQGGKDACQGDSGGPLVVAGRLAGLVSWGTGCAEAAHPGVYTRVGAVADAVRGVL, encoded by the coding sequence GTGTCGCCCAACCCGGACCGCCCGGACCGCGCCGACCTGCCGACCGCCGCCCCGACCCGCCGCCGCCGGGCCGCGGCACTGCTGGCCCTGCTGGCAGCCCTGCCGGCGCCACTGCTGGCCCTCGGGGCGGCGGCGCCGGCCGCCCGGGCGGAGGGGAGGATCGTCGGCGGGGTGGCGGCGAGCACCGCCGGACAGCCGTGGGTGGTGGCGCTGGCCAGCCGCCAGCAGTTCGGGGCCGGCCGCTCGGGGCAGTTCTGCGGCGGGGCGCTGGTCACCCCGACCAAGGTGGTGACGGCGGCGCACTGCTTCTACGACGAGTCCAGGGGCCAGCGGGTGGACCGCCCGGGCCTGAAGGTCGTCGTCGGCCGGGACGACCTGCGCGGCTCGCTCGGCCGCGAGGTGCCGGTGCAGGCGGTCTGGGTGCACCCCGACTACTCCTTCGCCACCAACATGAACGACGTGGCGGTGGTCACCCTCGCCGAGTCGCAGGGGGCCCGGCCGGTGATCGAACTGGTCGGCCAGAACGAGACCGAGCCGTACCTCGCGGGTACCAGGGCGCAGGTCTACGGCTGGGGGGACAGCACCGGCCACGGTGACTACTCGCCCACGCTCCGTGGCGTGGACGTCCCGATCATCCCGGACCAGACCTGCGCAGAGGCCTACCCGGGCGGCTCGGACGGCCGTTTCGACGCCCGCGGCATGGTCTGCGCGGGCGAGGAGCAGGGCGGCAAGGACGCCTGCCAGGGGGACAGCGGCGGCCCGCTGGTGGTCGCCGGGAGGCTCGCCGGACTGGTCTCCTGGGGGACGGGCTGCGCCGAGGCGGCCCACCCCGGCGTCTACACCCGGGTCGGCGCGGTCGCGGACGCGGTGCGCGGCGTCCTGTAA
- a CDS encoding DUF7455 domain-containing protein gives MTTVLTPASPLTAADRCDRCGAQAYLRVVLASGGELLFCAHHGRKFEPELKKIAVEIQDESGRLSGTAATADEDER, from the coding sequence GTGACTACTGTTCTGACACCTGCGAGCCCGCTCACCGCGGCTGACCGCTGCGACCGCTGCGGCGCCCAGGCTTACCTGCGCGTCGTACTCGCAAGCGGTGGAGAGCTGCTCTTCTGCGCCCATCACGGCCGGAAGTTCGAGCCCGAGCTCAAGAAGATCGCCGTGGAGATACAGGACGAGAGCGGCCGGTTGAGCGGCACCGCCGCCACGGCCGACGAAGACGAGCGCTGA